A single genomic interval of Streptomyces sp. NBC_00663 harbors:
- the leuS gene encoding leucine--tRNA ligase — protein MSETNPAAPAEVAAPHRYTAAMAAEIEARWQDFWDAEGTYAAPNPKGDLAGDPELVAKPKKFIMDMFPYPSGAGLHVGHPLGYIATDVFARFQRMTGHNVLHTLGFDAFGLPAEQYAVQTGTHPRVSTEANIENMKAQLRRLGLGHDKRRSFATIDPDYYKWTQWIFLQIFNSWYDDEARKARPIAELIAQFESGERAVRGGRSWDALTAAERADVLSEYRLAYASDAPVNWCPGLGTVLANEEVTADGRSERGNFPVFKAKLRQWNMRITAYADRLIDDLDALDWPEAIKLQQRNWIGRSEGARVDFPIDGENITVFTTRPDTLFGATYMVLAPEHPLVEKFTPAAWPEGTHDVWTGGHATPAEAVAAYRAQAAAKSDVERQAEAKDKTGVFIGAYATNPVNGEQVPVFIADYVLMGYGTGAIMAVPAGDQRDFEFARAFELPITCIVEPTDGRGTDTSTWEDAFASYDAKIINSSGEGISLDGLPVAEAKARITEWLERSGVGEGTINFRLRDWLFSRQRYWGEPFPIVYDEDGVAHSLPESMLPLELPEVEDYSPRTFDPDDADTSPETPLSRNEDWVNVTLDLGDGRGPRKYRRETNTMPNWAGSCWYELRYLDPHNSEALVDPEIEQYWMGPREGRPHGGVDLYVGGAEHAVLHLLYARFWSKVLFDLGHVSSAEPFHKLFNQGMIQAYVYRDARGIAVPAAEVEERDGAYYYQGEKVSRLLGKMGKSLKNAVTPDEIAAEYGADTLRLYEMAMGPLDVSRPWDTRAVVGQFRLLQRLWRNIVDEASGEVTVSDAEPDEDTLRALHKAIDGVRGDLEGMRFNTAIAKVTELNNHLTKAGGALPRSVAEALVLLIAPLAPHIAEELWRKLGHTDSVVHQDLPVADPAYVVDESVTCVVQIKGKVKARLEVSPTISEEELEKVALADDKVVAALDGAGIRKVIVRAPKLVNIVPA, from the coding sequence ATGAGCGAGACGAACCCCGCTGCCCCCGCCGAGGTGGCCGCGCCGCACCGCTACACGGCTGCCATGGCGGCCGAGATCGAGGCACGCTGGCAGGACTTCTGGGACGCCGAGGGGACGTACGCCGCACCGAACCCCAAGGGTGACCTGGCGGGCGACCCGGAGCTGGTCGCCAAGCCCAAGAAGTTCATCATGGACATGTTCCCGTACCCCTCCGGTGCGGGCCTCCACGTCGGCCACCCGCTGGGCTACATCGCCACCGACGTCTTCGCCCGCTTCCAGCGCATGACCGGCCACAACGTCCTGCACACCCTGGGCTTCGACGCCTTCGGCCTGCCCGCCGAGCAGTACGCCGTGCAGACCGGCACGCACCCGCGCGTGTCCACCGAGGCCAACATCGAGAACATGAAGGCCCAGCTGCGCCGGCTGGGCCTGGGCCACGACAAGCGCCGGTCGTTCGCCACGATCGACCCGGACTACTACAAGTGGACCCAGTGGATCTTCCTCCAGATCTTCAACTCCTGGTACGACGACGAGGCGCGGAAGGCCCGCCCGATCGCCGAGCTGATCGCCCAGTTCGAGTCCGGTGAGCGCGCGGTACGCGGTGGCCGTTCCTGGGACGCGCTGACCGCCGCCGAGCGCGCCGACGTCCTGAGCGAGTACCGGCTGGCCTACGCCTCCGACGCGCCCGTCAACTGGTGTCCCGGGCTGGGCACCGTGCTGGCCAACGAGGAGGTCACCGCCGACGGCCGCTCCGAGCGCGGCAACTTCCCCGTCTTCAAGGCCAAGCTGCGCCAGTGGAACATGCGCATCACCGCCTATGCCGACCGGCTGATCGACGACCTGGACGCGCTGGACTGGCCCGAGGCCATCAAGTTGCAGCAGCGCAACTGGATCGGCCGCTCCGAGGGCGCCCGCGTCGACTTCCCGATCGACGGCGAGAACATCACCGTCTTCACCACCCGCCCCGACACCCTGTTCGGCGCGACCTACATGGTGCTGGCGCCCGAGCACCCGCTGGTCGAGAAGTTCACCCCGGCCGCCTGGCCCGAGGGCACCCACGACGTCTGGACCGGCGGGCACGCCACCCCGGCCGAGGCCGTCGCCGCCTACCGCGCGCAGGCCGCCGCCAAGTCCGACGTGGAGCGCCAGGCCGAGGCCAAGGACAAGACCGGCGTCTTCATCGGCGCCTACGCCACCAACCCGGTCAACGGCGAGCAGGTCCCCGTCTTCATCGCCGACTACGTCCTGATGGGCTACGGCACCGGCGCGATCATGGCCGTCCCCGCGGGCGACCAGCGCGACTTCGAGTTCGCGCGCGCCTTCGAACTGCCGATCACCTGCATCGTGGAGCCGACCGACGGCCGCGGCACGGACACCTCCACATGGGAGGACGCCTTCGCCTCCTACGACGCGAAGATCATCAACTCCTCGGGTGAGGGCATCTCCCTGGACGGCCTGCCCGTCGCCGAGGCCAAGGCGCGCATCACCGAGTGGCTGGAGCGGTCCGGCGTCGGCGAGGGCACCATCAACTTCCGGCTGCGCGACTGGCTGTTCAGCCGTCAGCGCTACTGGGGCGAGCCCTTCCCGATCGTCTACGACGAGGACGGCGTCGCGCACTCCCTGCCCGAGTCGATGCTGCCGCTGGAGCTGCCCGAGGTCGAGGACTACTCGCCGCGCACCTTCGACCCGGACGACGCGGACACCTCCCCGGAGACCCCGCTGTCCCGCAACGAGGACTGGGTCAACGTCACCCTGGACCTGGGCGACGGGCGCGGTCCGCGGAAGTACCGGCGTGAGACCAACACCATGCCCAACTGGGCCGGTTCCTGCTGGTACGAACTGCGCTACCTGGACCCGCACAACAGCGAGGCCCTGGTCGACCCCGAGATCGAGCAGTACTGGATGGGTCCGCGCGAGGGCCGGCCGCACGGCGGCGTCGACCTGTACGTCGGCGGTGCCGAGCACGCCGTGCTGCACCTGCTGTACGCGCGCTTCTGGTCCAAGGTCCTGTTCGACCTGGGCCACGTCTCCTCCGCGGAGCCGTTCCACAAGCTGTTCAACCAGGGCATGATCCAGGCCTACGTCTACCGGGACGCGCGCGGGATCGCCGTACCGGCCGCCGAGGTGGAGGAGCGCGACGGCGCCTACTACTACCAGGGCGAGAAGGTCTCCCGACTGCTGGGCAAGATGGGCAAGTCCCTGAAGAACGCGGTCACTCCGGACGAGATCGCCGCCGAGTACGGCGCCGACACCCTGCGCCTGTACGAGATGGCGATGGGCCCGCTGGACGTCTCCCGGCCGTGGGACACGCGCGCGGTGGTCGGCCAGTTCCGGCTGCTTCAGCGGCTGTGGCGCAACATCGTCGACGAGGCGAGCGGTGAGGTCACCGTCTCCGACGCCGAGCCCGACGAGGACACGCTGCGTGCCCTGCACAAGGCCATCGACGGTGTGCGCGGCGACCTGGAGGGCATGCGGTTCAACACCGCCATCGCCAAGGTCACCGAGCTGAACAACCACCTGACCAAGGCGGGCGGCGCGCTGCCCAGGTCCGTCGCCGAGGCGCTGGTGCTGCTGATCGCCCCGCTGGCCCCGCACATCGCCGAGGAGCTGTGGCGCAAGCTGGGCCACACCGACTCGGTCGTCCACCAGGACCTGCCGGTCGCCGACCCCGCGTACGTGGTGGACGAGAGCGTGACCTGCGTCGTGCAGATCAAGGGCAAGGTCAAGGCCCGCCTGGAGGTCTCGCCGACCATCTCCGAGGAGGAGCTGGAGAAGGTGGCGCTGGCCGACGACAAGGTCGTGGCGGCGCTGGACGGGGCGGGCATCCGCAAGGTGATCGTGCGGGCGCCGAAGCTGGTGAACATCGTTCCGGCGTAG
- a CDS encoding DegV family protein, whose protein sequence is MSRHVAIVTDSTAYLPPRTMERHGITAVPLTVVLGDQALEEGTEISTRSLAQALQKRRPVTTSRPSPQLFAETYRKVAETGATGIVSLHLSAELSGTYDAAVLAAREAPVPVRVVDTGMIAMALGFCALAAAEAAESGGTIDEAVTAAEKRASGTSAYFYVDTLDYLRRGGRIGAAQALLGSALAVKPLLQLEGGRIEPLEKVRTASKAIARLEEIVADRAGSAQVDIAVHHLAAPDRASALADRLRARVPGLADLHVSEVGAVIGAHTGPGLLGAVVSPR, encoded by the coding sequence ATGTCCCGCCATGTCGCGATCGTCACCGATTCAACGGCCTACCTGCCGCCGCGGACGATGGAGCGCCACGGCATCACCGCGGTACCGCTGACCGTGGTCCTCGGCGACCAGGCACTCGAAGAGGGCACCGAGATCTCGACCCGGTCGCTGGCCCAGGCGCTCCAGAAACGGCGCCCGGTCACCACCTCCCGCCCCAGCCCGCAGCTCTTCGCCGAGACCTACCGCAAGGTCGCCGAGACCGGCGCCACCGGCATCGTCTCCCTCCATCTGTCCGCCGAACTCTCCGGCACCTACGACGCCGCCGTCCTGGCCGCCCGCGAGGCACCGGTGCCGGTACGGGTCGTGGACACCGGGATGATCGCGATGGCCCTCGGCTTCTGCGCGCTCGCGGCGGCCGAGGCCGCCGAGAGCGGCGGCACCATCGACGAGGCCGTCACGGCCGCCGAGAAGCGGGCCTCCGGCACCTCCGCCTACTTCTACGTCGACACCCTCGACTATCTGCGTCGCGGCGGCCGGATCGGCGCCGCGCAGGCCCTCCTCGGCTCCGCCCTCGCGGTCAAGCCGCTGCTCCAGCTGGAAGGCGGGCGCATCGAACCGCTGGAGAAGGTGCGGACGGCGTCGAAGGCGATCGCCCGCCTGGAGGAGATCGTGGCCGACCGGGCCGGCAGCGCGCAGGTCGACATCGCGGTCCACCATCTCGCCGCCCCCGACCGGGCGTCGGCCCTGGCGGACCGGCTGCGGGCGCGGGTGCCCGGGCTGGCGGACCTGCATGTGAGCGAGGTCGGGGCGGTGATCGGGGCGCATACGGGGCCTGGGTTGCTGGGGGCTGTGGTTTCGCCTCGGTGA
- a CDS encoding ComEA family DNA-binding protein: MALRSRSRTAVPTSGPGRGPASDVRSRHRRRPSPAGRRGRHRYASGEELRRRAEVIFAERAGEWRELGAGADVPAEDGPTTAVLTPTPTPIPSPSPSPSPTPIPAPSVAGSSSASASASGDWRVRVGLAVRERMPVWLQTRCGLERRSVVALAVLLVVAAGFAVQHFWTGRTQSVRAPEVVRAAVPFEGQRTSDEQRTEGGAGASGGVPGAVGTAMSEIVVDVSGKVRKPGIHRLPAGARVADALRAAGGVKPGADTTGLNRARFLIDGEQVVVGAPAGAASGPAGPAGGAGGAAGSVGSGGSGGSGGSVAGAGPAAPVSLNTATVDQLDTLPGVGPVLAQHIVDYRTQHAGFRSVDELREVNGIGERRFADLRNLVRP, from the coding sequence ATGGCACTTCGATCACGTTCACGCACAGCTGTCCCGACCAGTGGGCCGGGCCGTGGCCCTGCCTCGGATGTCCGCAGCCGCCATCGTCGACGCCCCTCGCCCGCCGGCCGTCGGGGCCGGCATCGGTATGCGTCGGGCGAGGAGCTTCGGCGGCGCGCGGAGGTCATCTTCGCCGAACGGGCGGGAGAGTGGCGGGAGTTGGGGGCGGGGGCGGATGTTCCGGCGGAGGACGGTCCGACGACTGCGGTCCTGACGCCGACGCCGACGCCGATTCCGAGTCCGTCTCCGTCTCCGTCTCCGACGCCGATTCCGGCTCCGTCTGTGGCGGGTTCGTCTTCGGCTTCGGCTTCGGCTTCGGGGGACTGGCGGGTGCGGGTGGGGCTTGCCGTGCGGGAGCGGATGCCGGTGTGGCTTCAGACCAGGTGCGGTCTGGAGCGGCGGAGCGTGGTGGCGCTCGCGGTGCTGCTCGTGGTCGCGGCCGGTTTCGCCGTGCAGCACTTCTGGACCGGCCGTACGCAGTCGGTGCGGGCGCCGGAGGTGGTGCGCGCGGCGGTGCCTTTCGAGGGGCAGCGGACGTCCGACGAGCAGCGTACGGAGGGCGGGGCCGGTGCCTCGGGTGGGGTGCCGGGCGCGGTCGGTACGGCGATGTCCGAGATTGTGGTGGACGTCAGCGGCAAGGTCCGGAAACCCGGGATCCATCGCCTTCCGGCGGGGGCACGGGTCGCCGACGCCCTCCGCGCGGCCGGCGGGGTCAAGCCCGGTGCGGACACCACCGGTCTCAACCGGGCCCGCTTCCTGATCGACGGTGAGCAGGTCGTCGTCGGTGCTCCGGCCGGGGCGGCGTCCGGTCCTGCCGGTCCTGCCGGGGGTGCGGGAGGTGCGGCGGGCTCAGTGGGCTCGGGCGGTTCAGGCGGTTCAGGCGGTTCGGTGGCGGGGGCTGGGCCCGCCGCGCCGGTCTCCCTCAACACGGCGACCGTGGACCAGCTCGACACTCTGCCCGGCGTCGGTCCGGTGCTGGCCCAGCACATCGTCGACTACCGCACACAGCACGCCGGTTTCCGCTCGGTGGACGAACTGCGCGAGGTCAACGGCATCGGTGAGCGTCGCTTCGCCGACCTGCGGAATCTCGTACGGCCATGA
- a CDS encoding ComEC/Rec2 family competence protein: protein MSRVPGPAEPPSTAPHPRPAVHASSGARLGAANPRQEGPTDLRLVPPALAAWLTAATMVDAASGRVIGLALGCLVAGVGLLVMPRRAGRRVAVAAVLLCVAAAAASAGLHGADLRRGPVPALVREYATVTAELEITSDPRLTRPRVKGDHMAPASVLIGAEVRRVEEPGGAAVETRTPVLVIVDVGAGRGAAGTEMAAGVGSGGQLRAGAGAGAGADGGAGVGQVGVGAGAPTSGWLRLLPSTRVRVSARLAPTVRDGDRVAGVARVSGRVAPDVVAGPSGVQRFAGRLRAGLRAATDPLPGDARALLPGLVVGDTSRITPELDEAFKATDLAHTLAVSGSNLTIILALLIGPPGLAQRVERRGLAPRLGIPLRTTAVLGGVLTLAFVVVCRPDPSVLRAAACGAVVLLALATGRRRSLIPALATAVLLLVLYDPWLGRSYGFLLSVLATGALLTIGPRWSAALQRRRVPPRLAEALAAAGAAQALCAPVVAVLSARVSLVAVPCNLLAEFAVAPATVLGFAALAAAPVAMPVAKALAWCASWPAGWIADVARTGAALPGAGVDWPGSWGGAALLAVVTGVVVLAGRRLLRHPWWCGACGTLLVLVVVQPPPLTRVVTGWPPPGWRFAVCDVGQGDATVLAAGDGTGVVVDAGPDPALVDRCLRTLGITKVPLVVLTHFHADHVAGLPGVLRGRAVGAIETTGFEEPVDQVEFVRRQAARRHIPLTRAVAGEERRTGSLSWQVVWPPPSPPPNVPPGAPVGLVAPEPDGPNDASVTLLVRSAELRLLLLGDLEPPAQQALLRSPAGASLGGVDVLKVAHHGSAYQDPELIRKVAPRLALISCGRDNPYGHPAPGTVAALRALGAVVLRTDEDGALAVSGTGGGLRVSGG from the coding sequence ATGAGTCGCGTCCCTGGCCCTGCGGAGCCCCCGTCGACGGCACCTCACCCGCGCCCGGCCGTGCATGCCTCCTCCGGCGCGCGGTTGGGCGCGGCCAACCCCCGGCAGGAGGGGCCGACCGACCTACGACTCGTACCGCCCGCGCTGGCCGCCTGGCTGACGGCGGCGACGATGGTGGACGCCGCGTCGGGACGGGTCATCGGCCTCGCCCTCGGGTGCCTGGTCGCAGGGGTGGGGCTCCTGGTGATGCCGAGGCGTGCCGGGCGTCGGGTGGCGGTCGCCGCCGTGCTGCTGTGCGTCGCCGCGGCAGCCGCCTCCGCGGGGTTGCACGGCGCCGATCTGCGCCGGGGACCCGTTCCCGCGCTGGTGCGGGAGTACGCCACGGTGACCGCTGAGCTGGAGATCACCTCGGATCCCCGGCTCACCCGGCCTCGGGTCAAGGGGGATCACATGGCCCCGGCCTCCGTGCTGATCGGCGCGGAGGTGCGGCGGGTCGAGGAACCGGGCGGGGCAGCGGTGGAGACGCGGACGCCGGTGCTGGTGATCGTTGACGTGGGGGCGGGGAGAGGGGCCGCCGGGACGGAGATGGCGGCAGGTGTCGGTTCCGGCGGTCAGCTGCGTGCGGGTGCGGGTGCGGGTGCGGGTGCGGATGGCGGGGCCGGTGTCGGGCAGGTGGGTGTCGGTGCTGGGGCACCGACTTCGGGCTGGCTTCGGCTGCTGCCCTCCACGCGGGTGCGGGTGAGTGCGCGGCTGGCGCCGACGGTGCGGGACGGGGACCGGGTCGCGGGGGTGGCGCGGGTCTCGGGCCGGGTGGCGCCGGACGTCGTGGCGGGGCCGTCGGGGGTGCAGCGGTTCGCGGGGCGGCTCCGGGCGGGGCTGCGGGCGGCCACCGATCCGTTGCCGGGGGATGCCCGGGCGCTGCTGCCGGGGCTGGTCGTCGGCGACACCTCGCGGATCACACCGGAGCTGGACGAGGCGTTCAAGGCGACCGACCTCGCCCACACGCTCGCCGTCTCCGGGAGCAACCTCACGATCATCCTCGCCCTGCTCATCGGACCGCCCGGGCTGGCCCAGCGGGTCGAACGGCGCGGACTCGCACCCCGGCTCGGTATCCCGCTGCGGACGACAGCGGTGCTCGGCGGCGTGCTCACCCTGGCCTTCGTCGTCGTGTGCCGACCGGACCCGAGCGTGCTGCGGGCCGCGGCCTGCGGTGCCGTCGTCCTGCTCGCCCTGGCGACCGGACGCCGCAGATCGCTGATCCCGGCGCTGGCGACGGCCGTACTGCTGCTGGTGCTGTACGACCCTTGGCTGGGCCGCAGTTACGGATTCCTGCTGTCCGTGCTGGCCACCGGAGCCCTGCTGACGATCGGGCCCCGCTGGAGCGCGGCCCTGCAACGGCGGCGGGTGCCACCGCGGCTGGCGGAGGCGCTGGCCGCCGCCGGTGCCGCGCAGGCCCTGTGCGCGCCGGTCGTGGCGGTGCTGTCGGCACGGGTGAGTCTGGTGGCGGTGCCGTGCAATCTGCTCGCGGAGTTCGCGGTGGCGCCGGCCACGGTGCTGGGCTTCGCGGCGCTGGCGGCGGCACCGGTGGCGATGCCGGTGGCCAAGGCGCTGGCGTGGTGCGCGAGTTGGCCCGCCGGTTGGATCGCGGACGTCGCCCGTACCGGGGCGGCGCTGCCCGGCGCGGGGGTGGACTGGCCGGGCAGCTGGGGCGGGGCGGCTCTGCTCGCCGTGGTCACGGGGGTCGTGGTCCTGGCCGGTCGACGGTTGCTGCGGCATCCGTGGTGGTGCGGGGCCTGCGGGACGCTGCTCGTGCTGGTGGTGGTGCAGCCGCCGCCGTTGACCAGGGTCGTCACCGGGTGGCCGCCGCCCGGCTGGCGGTTCGCGGTCTGCGACGTGGGACAGGGCGACGCGACGGTGCTCGCGGCGGGCGACGGCACGGGCGTGGTGGTCGACGCGGGGCCCGACCCGGCGTTGGTCGACCGGTGTCTGCGCACGCTCGGGATCACCAAGGTGCCCTTGGTCGTCCTGACCCACTTCCACGCCGACCATGTGGCGGGCCTGCCCGGGGTGCTGCGCGGGCGGGCGGTGGGCGCGATCGAGACGACCGGGTTCGAAGAGCCCGTGGACCAGGTGGAGTTCGTACGGAGACAGGCGGCGCGGCGGCACATTCCGCTCACCCGCGCGGTCGCCGGGGAGGAGCGGCGCACGGGGTCACTGTCCTGGCAGGTCGTGTGGCCGCCGCCGAGTCCACCACCGAATGTGCCACCGGGGGCACCGGTCGGGCTCGTCGCACCGGAACCGGACGGGCCGAACGACGCCAGTGTCACGCTGCTCGTGCGGTCGGCGGAGCTGCGGTTGCTGTTGCTCGGTGATCTCGAACCCCCGGCCCAGCAGGCGCTTTTGAGGTCGCCGGCGGGTGCGTCGCTGGGCGGCGTGGACGTCCTCAAGGTGGCCCACCACGGTTCCGCCTACCAGGATCCGGAACTCATACGAAAGGTGGCTCCGCGGCTGGCGCTGATCTCCTGCGGAAGGGACAACCCGTACGGGCATCCGGCACCCGGCACGGTCGCGGCGCTGCGGGCCCTGGGCGCGGTGGTGCTGCGGACGGACGAGGACGGGGCGTTGGCGGTCTCGGGGACGGGGGGCGGGTTGCGAGTCTCGGGTGGCTGA
- a CDS encoding arylamine N-acetyltransferase family protein: protein MDSVQVDAYLRRLGAGRPARPTTDALCELHLRHLRTVPFENLSVHLGEEIVLEEKRLLDKVVGARRGGFCYELNGAFGALLGALGFDVTLLAGRVYGEEGRLGIPYDHLALRVRTVDGGDWLADVGFGALSHRPLAVGAREEQDDPAGVFRVVVAGPDAAGVRGGGLAAAEAVDLDVVMNGKPQYRLEARPRVLHDFVAGAWWHSTSPGSHFTKSLVCSRVTDDGGRITLSGRSLTVTAADGAREVRELATDEEVLAVYRERFGIALERVPEVRDFGGAAGRTGRPVEGDR, encoded by the coding sequence ATGGATTCTGTACAGGTCGACGCCTATCTCCGCCGCCTGGGAGCCGGTCGCCCGGCGCGGCCCACCACGGACGCGCTGTGCGAGCTGCACCTGCGCCATCTGCGGACCGTGCCCTTCGAGAACCTCTCGGTCCATCTCGGGGAGGAGATCGTGCTGGAGGAGAAGCGGCTGCTGGACAAGGTGGTGGGGGCGCGCCGGGGCGGGTTCTGCTACGAACTCAACGGCGCCTTCGGGGCGTTGCTCGGCGCGCTGGGCTTCGACGTGACGCTGCTCGCGGGCCGGGTGTACGGGGAGGAGGGGCGGCTTGGCATTCCGTACGACCATCTCGCGCTGCGGGTGCGGACGGTGGACGGGGGCGACTGGCTGGCCGACGTGGGCTTCGGGGCGCTCAGTCACCGGCCGCTGGCGGTCGGGGCGCGGGAGGAGCAGGACGATCCCGCGGGCGTCTTCCGGGTCGTGGTGGCGGGGCCGGACGCGGCCGGGGTACGGGGCGGCGGGCTCGCGGCGGCCGAGGCCGTGGACCTGGACGTCGTCATGAACGGCAAGCCCCAGTACCGGTTGGAGGCGCGGCCCCGGGTGCTCCATGACTTCGTGGCGGGCGCGTGGTGGCACAGCACCTCGCCGGGGTCGCACTTCACGAAGTCGCTGGTGTGCTCGCGGGTCACGGACGATGGCGGGAGGATCACGCTCAGCGGCCGGAGTCTCACGGTGACGGCGGCGGACGGGGCGCGCGAGGTGCGGGAACTGGCGACGGACGAGGAGGTGCTCGCGGTGTACCGGGAGCGGTTCGGGATCGCGCTGGAGCGGGTGCCGGAGGTGCGGGACTTCGGCGGGGCGGCCGGGCGGACGGGGCGGCCGGTCGAGGGGGACCGGTAG
- the holA gene encoding DNA polymerase III subunit delta, producing MARKTANDDPLAPVTLAVGQEDLLLDRAVQEVVAAARAADADTDVRDLTPDQLQPGTLAELTSPSLFAERKVVVVRNAQDLSADTVKDVKGYLGAPAEEITLVLLHAGGAKGKGLLDAARKAGAREVACPKMTKPADRLAFVRGEFRATGRSATPEACQALVDAIGSDLRELASAVSQLVADVEGTIDEAVVGRYYTGRAEASSFTVADRAVEGRAAEALEALRWSLATGVAPVMITSALAQGVRAIGKLSSARGGRPADLARELGMPPWKIDRVRQQMRGWTPDGVAFALRAVAEADAGVKGGGDDPGYALEKAVVAVARAARSRGRG from the coding sequence ATGGCCAGGAAGACTGCGAATGACGACCCTCTCGCCCCCGTGACGCTTGCCGTGGGCCAGGAGGACCTTCTGCTCGACCGTGCCGTGCAGGAGGTGGTGGCCGCCGCTCGGGCCGCCGACGCCGACACGGACGTACGGGACCTGACCCCGGACCAGTTGCAGCCCGGCACCCTTGCCGAGCTGACCAGTCCCTCGCTCTTCGCGGAGCGCAAGGTCGTGGTCGTACGCAACGCGCAGGACCTGTCGGCCGACACGGTCAAGGACGTGAAGGGGTATCTCGGGGCGCCCGCCGAGGAGATCACCCTCGTGCTGCTGCACGCGGGGGGTGCGAAGGGCAAGGGGCTGCTGGACGCCGCGCGCAAGGCGGGGGCGCGGGAGGTGGCCTGCCCGAAGATGACCAAGCCGGCGGACCGGCTGGCGTTCGTGCGGGGGGAGTTCCGGGCGACGGGGCGGTCGGCGACACCGGAGGCCTGTCAGGCGCTGGTCGACGCGATCGGCAGTGATCTGCGGGAGCTGGCGTCCGCCGTGTCGCAGCTGGTGGCCGATGTCGAGGGGACCATCGACGAGGCGGTGGTCGGGCGGTACTACACGGGGCGGGCCGAGGCGTCGAGCTTCACCGTGGCCGACCGGGCGGTCGAGGGGCGGGCCGCGGAGGCGTTGGAGGCGCTGCGGTGGTCGTTGGCGACCGGGGTGGCGCCGGTGATGATCACCAGTGCGTTGGCGCAGGGGGTGCGGGCGATCGGGAAGCTGTCGTCGGCCCGGGGCGGACGGCCGGCGGATCTCGCGCGGGAGCTGGGGATGCCGCCGTGGAAGATCGATCGGGTGCGGCAGCAGATGCGGGGGTGGACGCCCGACGGGGTGGCCTTCGCGTTGCGGGCGGTGGCCGAGGCGGACGCGGGGGTGAAGGGCGGCGGGGACGATCCCGGGTACGCCCTGGAGAAGGCGGTCGTCGCGGTCGCTCGTGCGGCGCGGTCGCGGGGGCGCGGGTAG
- a CDS encoding nuclear transport factor 2 family protein: MAEHPHATLVRKGFEAFTRGDMDTLRELIAKDATHHVPGTHPLSGDFKGQDAILDMYRRLGEETGGSMRLEMLGIAVDGRGHAVGMCRVTADRQGRHLDDTGCIVFRIVGDKVTDLDECLEDIEKSDAFWA; this comes from the coding sequence ATGGCTGAACACCCGCACGCAACGCTCGTCCGCAAGGGCTTCGAGGCATTCACCCGGGGGGACATGGACACCCTGCGGGAACTGATCGCCAAGGACGCCACGCATCATGTGCCCGGCACTCACCCGCTCTCGGGCGACTTCAAGGGGCAGGACGCGATCCTCGACATGTACCGGCGTCTCGGTGAGGAGACCGGGGGGTCGATGCGCCTGGAGATGCTCGGGATCGCCGTCGACGGCCGTGGTCACGCGGTCGGCATGTGTCGGGTCACGGCCGATCGCCAGGGCAGGCACCTGGACGACACCGGCTGCATCGTCTTCCGGATCGTCGGGGACAAGGTCACCGATCTCGACGAGTGCCTTGAGGACATCGAGAAGAGCGACGCGTTCTGGGCCTGA
- the rpsT gene encoding 30S ribosomal protein S20: protein MANIKSQIKRIKTNEKARLRNKAVKSSLKTAIRKAREAAAAGDVEKATEYQRAAARQLDKAVSKGVIHKNQAANKKSALASKVTGLNG from the coding sequence GTGGCGAACATCAAGTCCCAGATCAAGCGGATCAAGACCAACGAGAAGGCCCGGCTGCGCAACAAGGCCGTCAAGTCCTCCCTGAAGACCGCGATCCGCAAGGCCCGTGAGGCTGCTGCCGCGGGTGACGTCGAGAAGGCCACCGAGTACCAGCGCGCTGCCGCGCGCCAGCTCGACAAGGCCGTCTCGAAGGGCGTCATCCACAAGAACCAGGCCGCCAACAAGAAGTCGGCGCTTGCTTCGAAGGTCACCGGCCTCAACGGCTGA